One genomic segment of Homo sapiens chromosome 14, GRCh38.p14 Primary Assembly includes these proteins:
- the SLC25A47 gene encoding solute carrier family 25 member 47 isoform 2 (isoform 2 is encoded by transcript variant 2) encodes MCPVPPACPEPKYRGPLHCLATVAREEGLCGLYKGSSALVLRDGHSFATYFLSYAVLCEWLSPAGHSRPDVPGVLVAGGCAGVLAWAVATPMDVIKSRLQADGQGQRRYRGLLHCMVTSVREEGPRVLFKGLVLNCCRAFPVNMVVFVAYEAVLRLARGLLT; translated from the exons ATGTGTCCTGTGCCCCCAGCCTGCCCAGAGCCCAAGTACCGCGGGCCACTGCACTGCCTGGCCACGGTAGCCCGTGAGGAGGGGCTGTGCGGCCTCTACAAGGGCAGCTCGGCCCTGGTCTTACGGGACGGCCACTCCTTTGCCACCTACTTCCTTTCCTACGCGGTCCTCTGCGAGTGGCTCAGCCCCGCTGGCCACAGCCGGCCAG ATGTCCCGGGCGTGCTGGTGGCCGGGGGCTGTGCAGGAGTCCTGGCCTGGGCTGTGGCCACCCCCATGGACGTGATCAAGTCGAGACTGCAGGCAGACGGGCAGGGCCAGAGGCGCTACCGGGGTCTCCTGCACTGTATGGTGACCAGCGTTCGAGAGGAGGGACCCCGGGTCCTTTTCAAGGGGCTGGTACTCAATTGCTGCCGCGCCTTCCCTGTCAACATGGTGGTCTTCGTCGCCTATGAGGCAGTGCTGAGGCTCGCCCGGGGTCTGCTCACATAG
- the SLC25A47 gene encoding solute carrier family 25 member 47 isoform 1 (isoform 1 is encoded by transcript variant 1): protein MDFVAGAIGGVCGVAVGYPLDTVKVRIQTEPKYTGIWHCVRDTYHRERVWGFYRGLSLPVCTVSLVSSVSFGTYRHCLAHICRLRYGNPDAKPTKADITLSGCASGLVRVFLTSPTEVAKVRLQTQTQAQKQQRRLSASGPLAVPPMCPVPPACPEPKYRGPLHCLATVAREEGLCGLYKGSSALVLRDGHSFATYFLSYAVLCEWLSPAGHSRPDVPGVLVAGGCAGVLAWAVATPMDVIKSRLQADGQGQRRYRGLLHCMVTSVREEGPRVLFKGLVLNCCRAFPVNMVVFVAYEAVLRLARGLLT from the exons ATGGATTTTGTCGCTGGAGCCATCGGAG GCGTCTGCGGTGTTGCTGTGGGCTACCCCCTGGACACGGTGAAG GTCAGGATCCAGACGGAGCCAAAGTACACAGGCATCTGGCACTGCGTCCGGGATACGTATCACCGAGAGCGC GTGTGGGGCTTCTACCGGGGCCTCTCGCTGCCCGTGTGCACGGTGTCCCTGGTATCTTCCGTGTCTTTTGGCACCTACCGCCACTGCCTGGCGCACATCTGCCGGCTCCGGTACGGCAACCCTGACGCCAAGCCCACCAAGGCCGACATCACGCTCTCGGGATGCGCCTCCGGCCTCGTCCGC GTGTTCCTGACGTCGCCCACTGAGGTGGCCAAAGTCCGCTTGCAGACGCAGACACAGGCGCAGAAGCAGCAGCGGCGGCTTTCGGCCTCGGGGCCGTTGGCTGTGCCCCCCATGTGTCCTGTGCCCCCAGCCTGCCCAGAGCCCAAGTACCGCGGGCCACTGCACTGCCTGGCCACGGTAGCCCGTGAGGAGGGGCTGTGCGGCCTCTACAAGGGCAGCTCGGCCCTGGTCTTACGGGACGGCCACTCCTTTGCCACCTACTTCCTTTCCTACGCGGTCCTCTGCGAGTGGCTCAGCCCCGCTGGCCACAGCCGGCCAG ATGTCCCGGGCGTGCTGGTGGCCGGGGGCTGTGCAGGAGTCCTGGCCTGGGCTGTGGCCACCCCCATGGACGTGATCAAGTCGAGACTGCAGGCAGACGGGCAGGGCCAGAGGCGCTACCGGGGTCTCCTGCACTGTATGGTGACCAGCGTTCGAGAGGAGGGACCCCGGGTCCTTTTCAAGGGGCTGGTACTCAATTGCTGCCGCGCCTTCCCTGTCAACATGGTGGTCTTCGTCGCCTATGAGGCAGTGCTGAGGCTCGCCCGGGGTCTGCTCACATAG